The DNA region GGGCCGTGGCGCTTGAGCGGTCCGATCAGATCGGGACCTCGTCGCTACCCCCTGCCCTGCTGGCGTCTGCGCCAGACCGTTCGGTCCGCCGCGAAGGGGCTGCCGGCGCTAGCCGCGAGCAGGCCCTCGAAGAGGCCGAGCACGCGTTCCTGATCTCCCTGCTGCAGCAGCACCAAGGCAATGTCTCTCACGCCGCAGAGCAGGCAGGAATGTCGCGGCAGGGGATGCACAAGCTGCTCAAGAAGCACGCCATATCAGCCGCCCGCTTCCGCGACTAGCGGACCGCCGGAAGGACTTCGAAGAGGCGCCGGCCCGTGCCGACCGCCGACAGCCAGTAGCGGATGAGCTACGATCGGTAGCGGCCCAGACCGCTAGACGTCCCCCTGTCCCCAACAGCCATCCCGTTACTTTCCGCCGCTCGCCGCCAAGCCGCGCCGATCTGTCCATGAACCACCTGCAACCTCCCCAACCCAAACGCCTCGACGAGAAGCTGGCCGAGATCCGCGCCGATCCGACCGGGTCGAACGCGTTCATCCTGGCGGACGCCAAGGACGCGGACATGGCGTTCGGTTGCCTCGCGCCGGGTCGCCGGCGCGACGGGTCGCTCAAGTCTCGGCCAGAACTGCTCGACGCGATCCGCGCTGTGTCCGAGCAGGGACTCATCGACTTGATGCTGATGAGCGCATCGAGCGTCGAGCGGTTGGTGATCGAGGAAGGGCTGTTCCGCGAGTCGGCGGTCACCCCCGCGGGACGCATCAACGATTCGACCGACATCTGGGTAGTGCGCGGGGGCCGGTACACCGGCGAGCCATCGCATCCGTTCCGCACGGCGACCCTCGACCACCTCAAGCACGGGCGGCTGGTCGAGGACGCGTCGCTCCCGGGGCCGGGGGTCGACCTTGGGCTCTACAGCATCACCCCCACGGGCGACCTTGAGGCCGACGTGCGTACGCTTGAGGCGTTCGCCCAGTTCCGGGTCGAGGCAGAGCAGAAGCGGTTCAGGTACTTCCTCGAAGTCTTCAATCCCAACGTCGCCAGCACGCCCGCGATCGACGACGTGGGGGCGTTCGTCAACGACTTCATCGCTCGGACGCTGGCCGGCGTTACGTCGGCGGGCCGGCCCCAGTTCTTGAAGGTTGCGTACAACGGTCCCAGGGCGCTCGAAGAGCTGGTGGCCTACGACCCGAGCCTGGTGGTCGGCGTGTTGGGAGGTTCGGCGGGCACCACGCGTGACGCGTTCCAGTTGCTGGCCGACGCCCGCCGGCACGGCGCGCGGGTCGCCTTGTTCGGCCGCAAGATTAACTCGGCGGAAGACCAACTGGCCTTCGTTGAGCACCTACGCCAGATCGCCGACGGCGGGGCAGAGCCCGCCGACGCGGTCCGCTCCTACCACGCACGCATCAAGACTCTGGGGCTGGCCCCCAACCGACCTCTCGACGACGACCTGCAAGTCACCGAGCAGTCGCTTTGCTACGGCCGCTAAGTCGCGGCGCATCCGGGGCGCCGGAGCTCGGCCCTAATCGATCCCGGCGACTGCCAGCGACCTATCGATTCACGCGTGGCCCGTGCTGCGGCGTCCATCCGCCGTGCCTCTTTGTCGCCCCCTACGGGGAAGAATGACACGGTGATGGCCGCGGTTTACAATCTCGCGAGAAGTAGACTCAACCGCGAAACATTGAAAGGTCCCAGAATGCCCCTCAACACAAGGTTCCTGCTGGGAGCCGCTGTCGTTGCCGCTACCTGCGGCGCCACAGACGCGTTCGAGGCAAAGGTCGCCTCGCCGAACGGGTCTCTCTCGATCGGCTTCTCCCTGAGCGAGCTCGGCGAGCCCGCCTACCACGTTTCGACAGACGGCAGGGCGCTGTTGTCGCCGTCGCGGTTGGGGTTTGAACCAACCCTGACAGACGCATTCACGAAGGTAGCCGACTCGCGACGTTCGGTGCGTGACTCATGGCGGTTCGAATTCGGCGAGCGGGCGGACATCCCAGAAGCCTACGAAGAGATGACTATCGGGCTCGAGCACCGATCGGGCCTGAGGGTCAACGTCGTGATGCGGGCCTACGACGAGGGCGCCGCGGTCCGGTACGAGTTCCCGCGTGAGCAGAAGGATGGCGTCAGCTTAGAGTTCGAGGGCGAGCACACCGAGTTCCGCTTGCCGTCGGGGACCAAGGGCTACGAGGAGCACGGCACCGAGGGCCCTTATGAGCTCCGCCCGGTTTCCGAGATCAAGCCGTACTGCGAGCGGCCCCTGACAATCGTTCTGCCGGGCGGCGGGTACGCGGCGATCTGCGAGGCGGGCAACACCGACTACCCCCGGATGATGCTCTCGCCGCTCGACGGCGTCGAAGGCGCCCTCGTGAGCGCGCTGGGAGGGCGAACCACCAACACCGAGTCCGAGCACATGCGCCACGACCCCTCGGTGTCGATGCGTCCCGGCGACGCGACGCCGTGGAGGCTGTTGCTGGTGGGCAAGACGCCGGGCGAGCTGCTTGAGAACAACTACCTCCTGCTCAACCTCAGCCCACCCTGCCGCCTCGCGGACACCTCGTGGATCAAACCCGGCAAGGTGATGCGTGCGGAGCTCACCACGGCAAGCGGCAAGGGGGTGATCGACTTCGCCAAAACAGCGGGCTTGAGCTACGTCCACTTCGACGCCGACTGGTACGGCCCAGAGCGGAGTCGCAGCTCCGACGCGACCAGGGTCGAGCCTGCTCGCAGCAGCAAGCTGGATATCCAGGAGGTCGTCGACTACGGCAACGAGCGGGGCGTTGGCGTGTTGGTCTACGTCAATCAGATCCATCTCAAGAGCCAGCTCGAGGAGATCCTGCCGCTCTACGAGCGGTGGGGGATCAAGGGGGTCAAGTACGGGTTCGTGCCGGTCGGCCCGCAGGCGGAGACCCGTTGGCTGACCGACTCCTTCGCGCAGGCGGCCGAGCATCACTTGATGGTCAATGTGCACGACGGGTTTCGCGCCAACGGCATCAATCGGACGTTCCCGAACCTGATGACGGTCGAAGGGATCCGCGGCAACGAGCGCATGCCGACCGCTGCGCACAACTGCACGCTCCCCTTCACCCGCTACCTGTGCGGCATCGGCGACTACACCGTTTGCTACTACAGCCCTCGGATCCAGACCACGCGGGCCCACCAGCTTGCGATGGCGGTCGTCTCGTTCAGCCCGCTGCAATGGATCTTCTGGTACGACGGCCCGGAGAAGTACACGGGCGAGCCCGAGATCGAGTTCTTCCGAGAAGTGAAGACCGTTTGGGACGAAACCCGTGTGCTGGAGGGAGAAATCGGGGAGTACGCCACCATCGCGCGACGGAGCGGCCAGGAGTGGTTCATCGGACTGATCAACGCGGACCAACCGAGGCGAACGAACCTGCCGATGGACTTCCTGGCGCCCGATCGGGAGTACGAGGCCACCGTCTACTACGACGACCCGAAAGTGAAAACCAAGACGCACGTCGGGGTCCGCCGGCAGAGGGTCACCGCCGAATCCTCGCTGGAGGTCGAGATGTTCAAGTCCGGAGGCGCCGCCATCTGGATCCGGCCGGCGCCACCGGAATGATGGGCCGGGCGTTCTGCCCCCCCTTGCGCGGACAGGCTATGCTGGTCGGACAGCGACGTTACCGAGCCCTACCCTCGCACGCCGAGCCTTGAGCCCGGCGCTGGTGGTCGGGCTGGGAACCTGAATCTAAGCAAACACAAAAATTCTCGGGTGAACAGAATATGACAGTGCTCTACGTGATCGTGATCATGGCGGCGGTGGCTGCGACCGCCCCGCAGGATATCCAGGTGACGCTGGACGTAGTGGACAGCGGTGCGACGTCCACAACCGGGCGCTACCTGGGCCGTCGCCTCCAGTTCTCGGAAGAAAAGCCGGAGGGCGTCACCCGGACCCCTGACGCGGCGGCTGCACGGTACGGCGCCATCGAGATCGGGCCGAAGGGACTCGAGAAGACAATCGTCTTCATGATCGACGAGCCCGTGGTCGGTGAAGCTTCGAAACTCTATGTCGACGCCAACGCCAACGGCGACCTCACCGACGATCCTGCGCCAACATGGGTCGCGCATACTTTCAAGAACGCCGACGGCGTTCAGTCGACCCGCATGACGGGCGACGTTACGGTGCCGATGAATTACGGCGGCGCCGAGCGACAACTTGTGCTGGGCATGTACAAGAAAGACGTTCGCGGTCCGGAAGAAAAATCCAGAGTCTTGTTTTACTGGAGCGAGTATCACCGGGACGCAAAGGTCGCGCTCGGCGATAAGGAGTACTCCACGGTACTGGTCGATCGATGGGTCACCGGTGATTTTTCCACGCCGAAGTCGTCGCTCGCTGTCGACCTGAACGCGGACGGCAAGTTCGCTTCCGGAGAAGAGTTCGAGACCAGCAAGCCGTTCAATATCGGCGGCGTCACCTACGAGTTCAGCAACATCGCTCCCGACGGGTCCTCGTTCACGCTCGTTCGATCCAGCAAGCACGTCGATGAAACCCTGCCACAGATCGATGTATCGATCGGCAAGAAGGTCCCAAACTTCAAGGTCACGTCGACCGACGGCGACGCGATCCAGTGGCAGTCAACCTACAAGGGCAAGGTCGTGATGCTCGACTTCTGGGCCACGTGGTGTGCGCCCTGCATGAAGGAGATGCCCGGTCTGGTCGATACCTACAACAAATTCAAGGATAGCGGCTTCGACGTGCTCGGCGTTAGCCTGGATCGGGAGGACGCCCTGGAAAGAATCAACGACGTGACCGACAAAAACGGCATGACCTGGCATCAGATCTACGACGGCAAGTACTTCCGGTCGGCCCTCGCCGGGACATTCGGGATCCGATCACTCCCGGCCGCGCTGCTCATTGATGGCGATACGGGCGAGATCCTTGCTTCGGGCGACAGCCTCCGCGGCGAGGAGCTGGAAGCGACGGTGGCCGCCGCGATCAAGCAGAAGGCGATGGAGTGAGTAGGCCGAGCCCAATGGCTCGCGCCTGAACGCTGCATCGGCCAGTGCTTCTCCCGGGTTCCGGACCGCGCTGAAGCGTGGATCGGGACCGGCGCTGCGCCCACCCAATCGTCGACCACGTCGCCTGGGTCTAACCAGGCTCATCCGGGCGCCGCCCCAAGCTGTTGCATCAGAGACATCGTATCCATCAAGATCCGTGTCGATTGGATCTTCGATCCTTCAAAACGATCGACCACCATGCCCCACACGCTCACGGCGCGGTTGGTCGCCGGCATCCCGAAGAAGTCGCCGCGGTGGGTTCCGTCCCAGACAAACCGCGTCAAGACCCGGTCCCCCTCGGCGATCTGTTCTTCGACGCGCCAACGCATGTCCGGGAAGGCGGTCCGCAGCGCGGTTAGGGTCGCCTCCAGGCCCGCGAGCCCGGGGCCTTGGCCCGGGAGCGGGACCTCCTCCACCATGTCGGCATGAAAGAAGTCGCCGGTCGCTGAGACCTCGCCCGAGGAGAGCACCCGGTCGATAAACTCGCGGACGCGGGCCTTGTTCTGTTCGATCACCGCGGCTCCTGGAAGAGTGGGTTGGGGATGCGCCTACAGCTTCCTGAGAACGCGGCCTGGAGTCAACCTTAACGAGCCGGGCGAATGGGCCCCGCGCGTGTATCGCTGCTGCGCCGCATCGGCCGTGGCGCCAAGCGTGCCCGTTCTCATGCGAGCTGCCGATGGTGTGCCGGGCGCTGGGCGCCGCACTTTTCGTATACATCTCACACCCGGGACGCTAGGATGGTTGCAGGGTCGTTCGAGACGAGGCCTTCAAGCAGCGTGGCAAGCCATCAGCGAGACACCTTGGAATCGGAACCCATGGAACGCCGCCATTTTCTTCAAGCCGGTATCGCCGCCTTGGCGGCCAACGCCGTCGGTTCTCACGCATTCGCGAGGAACGTAGACAAGCGCCCCCGAGTCGGGCTGATCGGTGCGGGGTGGTACGGGAAGACAGACCTCTATGCGCTCTGCCAGGTGGCGCAGGTCGAGGTCGTTGGGCTGGCCGATCCCGATTCCCAGATGCTCGATCAGGCCGCGCTGCGAGCGGCCGGTTGGCACGGGGCGAAGACGCCGCCGCATAAGTACCGCGACTATCGTGAGATGCTTCGGGACCACGAGTTCGACATCGTCCTGATCGGCACCCCCGACCACTGGCACGCGCTGCCCATGATCCACGCGGTCCAGCAGGGCGCCGACGTCTACTGTCAGAAGCCCATCAGTGTGGATGTCGTCGAGGGCCAGGCCATGCTCTCCGCTGCCAGGCGCCACGAGCGGGTCGTGCAGGTCGGCATGCAGCGTCGCTCCACCCCGCACCTTGTTCAAGCTGTCGAAGAGGTGATCGAGCAAGACCTATTGGGGAAGATCGGCCATGTCGAGATTTGTTGCTACTACCACATGCGGAGCAACCGCAACGTAGAGAGCATCGAGCCACCGCCCCATCTCGACTACGACCTCTGGACGGGTCCGGCCCCCATGCGGCCGTACAACCCCCTGGTGCACCCGCGCCAGTGGCGGCTGTTTACGGAATACGGCAACGGGATCATGGGTGACATGGGGGTTCACATGCTTGATATGGTGCGGTGGATGCTGAAGCTGGGGTGGCCCACGCGCATCTCCTCCAGCGGTGGCATCTATGTCGACCGCGGGGGCGCCGCGAATATCCCCGATACTCAGACCGCCACCTTCACCTTCCCCGAGTTCAATGCCGTGTGGACCCACCGCACCTGGGGGAATAGCGCCAAGCCCGACTACCCGTGGGGGGCGTACATCTACGGCGAGAAAGGGACACTCAAGGCTAGCGTGAGTCGTTGGGAGTTCGAGCCGTATGGAAAGGGGAAGAAGCTTGGCGGCGAGGTGGTCGAGGAGTTCGACAAGTACCCACAAGACTTAGATCAGAAAGACCTCGACCCCTCGACCGCGGTGGCGAACCGACAGCACCAACGCGACTTTCTCAAGGCGATCCAGGAGCGGAGCCGCCCCGTTGCAGACATTGAACAGGGGCACATCTCGGCCGCTAGCTGCATCCTCGCCAACCTTTCGATGCAGCTAGGCCGAGAGCTCGCCTGGGACCCAAAGAAACGCGACGTCATCGACGACGCCGACGCGAGCAAGCTTCTTGCGAGGCCTTATCGCGAGCCCTGGACCCATCCGCAGCCGGTCGACGCGTAGCCAGCCTGCCCGGGCGGCCGTCTAGGATCGGTCGCTTCTCTTGTTCGGCACTGGATTTTCGTAGGAGGCGTCATGCGCCTCGATCGGGCGGGTTCTAGTCTCGCAGGATCTTGGCGAGGGCGCAGTGCTCGGCCTGACCCGAGCGGGTCGGAGCGTTCCGGCCAGAGCGTGCTGTTCGGCGTCAACCACCGTGCAAGCGTGCCCGCGTTGAAGGATCGCCACTTCTGACTGACGAAGGGGCGGGCCCGGCACGCCGAGCGGGTGTGCGAAGCGGGGCTTTTCACCGCGCGGCGTCAAGCGGTAGATCGAGCTTTATCGCGTCGCCGCCCGCCTCGACATCGAGGGTGTAGCCGCTGGTCAACATGCGGGTGTACTTGTCGTCGATGTAGCTCACTTCAGGGGGGCCGCCGGCCGATGGGGGGGTCTTCCAGCACTGGATGGAGATCCGGTACTTGCCCGGGAGCAGCCCATCCCCCGCTTTAAACGTGCCGGCGCGGTACTTTCCCGATACTCCAAATGGGGCCGTGCCGGGACGCATGGCGCCCCCGGTAGGGACGCTGACGGGCGAGAAAACG from Pirellulimonas nuda includes:
- a CDS encoding beta/alpha barrel domain-containing protein, which codes for MNHLQPPQPKRLDEKLAEIRADPTGSNAFILADAKDADMAFGCLAPGRRRDGSLKSRPELLDAIRAVSEQGLIDLMLMSASSVERLVIEEGLFRESAVTPAGRINDSTDIWVVRGGRYTGEPSHPFRTATLDHLKHGRLVEDASLPGPGVDLGLYSITPTGDLEADVRTLEAFAQFRVEAEQKRFRYFLEVFNPNVASTPAIDDVGAFVNDFIARTLAGVTSAGRPQFLKVAYNGPRALEELVAYDPSLVVGVLGGSAGTTRDAFQLLADARRHGARVALFGRKINSAEDQLAFVEHLRQIADGGAEPADAVRSYHARIKTLGLAPNRPLDDDLQVTEQSLCYGR
- a CDS encoding glycoside hydrolase family 97 protein, with the protein product MPLNTRFLLGAAVVAATCGATDAFEAKVASPNGSLSIGFSLSELGEPAYHVSTDGRALLSPSRLGFEPTLTDAFTKVADSRRSVRDSWRFEFGERADIPEAYEEMTIGLEHRSGLRVNVVMRAYDEGAAVRYEFPREQKDGVSLEFEGEHTEFRLPSGTKGYEEHGTEGPYELRPVSEIKPYCERPLTIVLPGGGYAAICEAGNTDYPRMMLSPLDGVEGALVSALGGRTTNTESEHMRHDPSVSMRPGDATPWRLLLVGKTPGELLENNYLLLNLSPPCRLADTSWIKPGKVMRAELTTASGKGVIDFAKTAGLSYVHFDADWYGPERSRSSDATRVEPARSSKLDIQEVVDYGNERGVGVLVYVNQIHLKSQLEEILPLYERWGIKGVKYGFVPVGPQAETRWLTDSFAQAAEHHLMVNVHDGFRANGINRTFPNLMTVEGIRGNERMPTAAHNCTLPFTRYLCGIGDYTVCYYSPRIQTTRAHQLAMAVVSFSPLQWIFWYDGPEKYTGEPEIEFFREVKTVWDETRVLEGEIGEYATIARRSGQEWFIGLINADQPRRTNLPMDFLAPDREYEATVYYDDPKVKTKTHVGVRRQRVTAESSLEVEMFKSGGAAIWIRPAPPE
- a CDS encoding TlpA family protein disulfide reductase, whose protein sequence is MTVLYVIVIMAAVAATAPQDIQVTLDVVDSGATSTTGRYLGRRLQFSEEKPEGVTRTPDAAAARYGAIEIGPKGLEKTIVFMIDEPVVGEASKLYVDANANGDLTDDPAPTWVAHTFKNADGVQSTRMTGDVTVPMNYGGAERQLVLGMYKKDVRGPEEKSRVLFYWSEYHRDAKVALGDKEYSTVLVDRWVTGDFSTPKSSLAVDLNADGKFASGEEFETSKPFNIGGVTYEFSNIAPDGSSFTLVRSSKHVDETLPQIDVSIGKKVPNFKVTSTDGDAIQWQSTYKGKVVMLDFWATWCAPCMKEMPGLVDTYNKFKDSGFDVLGVSLDREDALERINDVTDKNGMTWHQIYDGKYFRSALAGTFGIRSLPAALLIDGDTGEILASGDSLRGEELEATVAAAIKQKAME
- a CDS encoding ester cyclase, with the translated sequence MIEQNKARVREFIDRVLSSGEVSATGDFFHADMVEEVPLPGQGPGLAGLEATLTALRTAFPDMRWRVEEQIAEGDRVLTRFVWDGTHRGDFFGMPATNRAVSVWGMVVDRFEGSKIQSTRILMDTMSLMQQLGAAPG
- a CDS encoding Gfo/Idh/MocA family protein, which encodes MERRHFLQAGIAALAANAVGSHAFARNVDKRPRVGLIGAGWYGKTDLYALCQVAQVEVVGLADPDSQMLDQAALRAAGWHGAKTPPHKYRDYREMLRDHEFDIVLIGTPDHWHALPMIHAVQQGADVYCQKPISVDVVEGQAMLSAARRHERVVQVGMQRRSTPHLVQAVEEVIEQDLLGKIGHVEICCYYHMRSNRNVESIEPPPHLDYDLWTGPAPMRPYNPLVHPRQWRLFTEYGNGIMGDMGVHMLDMVRWMLKLGWPTRISSSGGIYVDRGGAANIPDTQTATFTFPEFNAVWTHRTWGNSAKPDYPWGAYIYGEKGTLKASVSRWEFEPYGKGKKLGGEVVEEFDKYPQDLDQKDLDPSTAVANRQHQRDFLKAIQERSRPVADIEQGHISAASCILANLSMQLGRELAWDPKKRDVIDDADASKLLARPYREPWTHPQPVDA